In one Magnetococcales bacterium genomic region, the following are encoded:
- a CDS encoding response regulator transcription factor has product MRLLLVEDDTLLGDGIRTGLAQEGYTVEWLQDGEEAAQALETDRFDLLILDWNLPKLSGIEVLARLRKQGVALPVLMLTARDTVADRVRGLDGGADDYLVKPFDLEELAARIRSLLRRSHGRSSPQLENGPLLLIPSSHEVFWYGNRVDLSPREYALLLLLLENAGRVVTRERVIDTLYGWEGEAESNTLEVFVHRLRRKFDAELIRTVRGIGYVMEKH; this is encoded by the coding sequence ATGCGCCTGCTCCTGGTGGAGGACGATACCCTGCTGGGAGACGGCATACGCACCGGTCTGGCCCAGGAAGGGTATACCGTCGAATGGCTGCAGGACGGCGAAGAGGCCGCGCAAGCCCTGGAAACCGACCGTTTCGACCTGCTGATCCTGGACTGGAACCTGCCGAAACTCTCCGGAATCGAGGTTCTGGCCCGTCTGAGAAAACAGGGGGTTGCCCTGCCGGTGTTGATGCTCACCGCCCGCGACACGGTTGCCGACCGGGTTCGTGGTCTGGATGGCGGGGCCGACGACTACCTCGTCAAACCCTTCGACCTGGAGGAACTGGCGGCGCGCATCCGCTCCCTGCTGCGCCGCAGCCATGGCCGCAGTTCACCCCAACTGGAAAACGGACCCCTGCTGCTGATCCCCTCCAGCCACGAAGTCTTCTGGTACGGCAACCGCGTCGATCTCTCCCCGCGGGAATACGCCCTGCTGCTTCTGCTGCTGGAAAACGCCGGGCGCGTGGTCACTCGGGAACGGGTGATCGACACCCTCTACGGCTGGGAGGGGGAGGCCGAAAGCAATACCCTGGAGGTCTTCGTCCACCGCCTGCGCCGCAAGTTCGACGCCGAACTGATCCGTACCGTGCGCGGCATCGGCTATGTCATGGAAAAGCACTGA